A genomic segment from Paramixta manurensis encodes:
- a CDS encoding putative quinol monooxygenase, translating to MLTVIAEICVKPGRRDDVVAAIAELTPLVLKEEGCGSYQTLVDHQAQLPWKKNSPDSIFMLEHWESLRLLEQHLQQPHMETHRARIKDDVVDVKIQVLEPA from the coding sequence ATGCTGACCGTGATTGCCGAAATTTGTGTGAAACCGGGTCGTCGTGATGACGTGGTGGCGGCGATTGCCGAATTGACGCCACTGGTATTAAAAGAAGAGGGCTGCGGCTCTTACCAAACATTGGTTGATCATCAGGCACAGTTGCCGTGGAAGAAAAACTCGCCGGACTCCATTTTTATGCTGGAACATTGGGAGTCTCTGCGTTTACTTGAACAGCATTTACAACAACCGCATATGGAAACGCACCGCGCCCGTATCAAAGATGATGTGGTTGATGTGAAGATTCAGGTATTAGAACCAGCCTAA